Proteins found in one Muntiacus reevesi chromosome 2, mMunRee1.1, whole genome shotgun sequence genomic segment:
- the NODAL gene encoding nodal homolog yields the protein MHAHRLWLFLLHAGWALLQGGAAMVAPVPLRPWGQPSSPSPLAYMLSLYREPRPRADIIRSLQAQDMQVDGRNWTFAFDFSFLSQEEDLEWAELRLQLSSPVALPPNIPLSIEIFHQRKLDKNPPGCLERFRMDLFPVTLSQVTFSLGSMVLEVTRPLSKWLKNPGGLREQMSSLAGECWRRPPTPPVTDVLLLLHSNLSREQRRLGGSTLLWEAESSWRAQEGQLSRERGTRHRRYHVQDRSQLCRKVKFQVDFNLIGWGSWIIYPKQYNAYRCEGECPNPVGEEFHPTNHAYIQSLLKRYQPHRVPSTCCAPVKTKPLSMLYVDNGRVLLDHHKDMIVEECGCL from the exons ATGCACGCCCACCGCCTGTGGCTGTTCCTCTTGCACGCCGGGtgggctctcctccaggggggcGCCGCGATGGTGGCCCCGGTGCCCCTTCGACCGTGGGGACAGCCCTCCTCGCCATCCCCCCTCGCTTATATGCTGAGCCTGTACCGCGAACCCCGGCCCCGGGCGGACATCATCCGCAGCCTGCAAGCGCAAG ATATGCAGGTGGATGGGCGGAACTGGACCTTTGCTTTTGACTTCTCCTTCCTGAGCCAAGAAGAGGATCTGGAGTGGGCCGAACTCCGGCTGCAGCTGTCCAGCCCCGTGGCCCTTCCTCCCAACATCCCGCTCTCCATCGAGATTTTCCACCAGCGGAAGCTggataagaacccacctggcTGCCTGGAACGTTTTCGGATGGACCTGTTCCCCGTCACTCTGTCCCAGGTTACCTTCTCCTTGGGCAGCATGGTCCTAGAGGTGACCAGGCCGCTCTCCAAGTGGCTGAAGAACCCGGGGGGACTGAGGGAGCAGATGTCCAGCTTGGCTGGAGAGTGCTGGCGGCGGCCTCCCACCCCACCCGTCACCGACGTGCTCCTCCTGCTCCATTCCAACCTCTCCCGGGAGCAGAGGCGGCTGGGTGGCTCCACCCTGCTGTGGGAAGCGGAGAGCTCCTGGCGGGCCCAGGAAGGACAGCTCTCCCGGGAGAGGGGCACGAGGCACCGTCGGTATCACGTGCAGGACAGAAGCCAACTGTGTCGGAAGGTCAAGTTCCAGGTGGACTTCAACCTGATTGGATGGGGCTCCTGGATCATCTACCCCAAGCAGTACAATGCCTATCGCTGCGAGGGCGAGTGTCCTAACCCCGTGGGGGAAGAGTTCCACCCGACCAACCATGCCTACATCCAG AGTCTCCTGAAGCGGTACCAACCCCACAGAGTCCCTTCCACCTGCTGTGCCCCAGTGAAGACCAAGCCCTTGAGTATGCTGTATGTGGACAATGGCAGAGTGCTTCTAGACCATCATAAAGACATGATTGTGGAGGAATGTGGGTGCCTTTGA